The Marivirga salinae DNA window GAGACAGCCTTGATAATTGGGAAGAAGCTTTATTAGATGTCAATTTTGGTGGAGAAGTTTATGGAATAGAATTTTCACCAAGTGCTGACTTACTTTATGCCACTATCAATAATGGAGCTAATTCAGTTTTACTTCAAATCCCTGTAAATGATGATTATACTATAGAAGAGATTGAAAATCCTGATAGTGTAACCATTGCAGATTTGAGTTTTGAAGCAGGAGCAATTCAAACAGGGCCAAATGGACAACTCTATATTGCAGCAAACAATAGTCCCGATGTTTATACTATAGGATCGCCAGATCAAAGATTTGCCCCTAATAATGGAAGTAATTTGGCTAGTAGTCTCCAGCCGTTCAATTTAGCGGGGAGAAATAGCCGTCTGGGGTTGCCGAATTTTGTTCAAAACCTTTCAACTCCACAACAAGAACCTAGCATAAATGTTGCTGCCAATTGTAGTTCAGAACCTATTATTTTAGGAGCCACAGGTAAAACAAATTTTGATCAGTTTAATTGGACCATTACTCCAGCAGACAGCAGTACAAGTGTTTATACTTCCAATAATCAAAATGACACATTAGATATAGACCTAGAGCCAGGAGTATACGAAGCAGCACTCCGAATTACCAATGAATGTGGTTTTGATGTATTATTAGTGGAGAATTTTGAAATCTTCCCAAGTCCAGATGTTAGCAATGTAATTAACCAAAGAAACTTTTGCGGAAACACTCTTACTTTGGGTGAAGACATAGTGGATGAAGCCGGACACAGCTATTTATGGAATACTGGAGAAACAACACAAACCATTGAAATAACTGAAACTGGAATTTACAACGTGACTATAACCAGTGCAAATGGCTGTGTGTCTACTGCTGAAATATTTGTAGGTCCTCCTTATGAAGCTGATTTAGGAGGAGACAGATCAATTTGCCAGGATGAAAGTTTAAGACTAAATGCAAGTGGTAATGCCAATGAATATCGTTGGTTTGTGGATGATGTTCAACAAACTGCTAATGGACAAAACTTTAATATGGATACTAGTACACCAGGAACATTTCTAATAAGAGTAGAAATTCCAGATCCATTAGATCCTAATTGTTTTGCAGAAGATGAAATAGAAGTGAGCGTGAATGAAAATCCGGTTATTTCTACCAATATAGTGAATGCCCCAACTTGTGGAATGGATAATGGATCTATAGAAATTACTAACTCATCTGGTGGTTCAGGAGATTTAACAATCACATGGTCTGGTCCTACGGCAGTTCCAGATAATCAAACAACAGGCAGTAACTTGGCAGCGGGTACGTATAATATTACTGCAACTGACAATTTATCGGGCTGTAGTACAGTTGAAACTGTTTCCTTAACAAATACCGATTTCTCAGTTGAAGTAGATCAAATAACAACAGATTGCGCCCCAAATAGCCAATCAATTGAAGTGAGATTAATTGGAAATCCAGGACCTTTAGCACCTGCTTTTAATTGGGAAATAATCGATCAAAATAGTAATATAATTGATAACGGCACTGCTACTTCAACTCCGTTTAATGTAATTAATTTAAGTGAGGGTTCCTATAGCATAGAGGTAACAGATAATAATGGTTGTTTAGGAACAATACCTTTTGATATCACTTTACCGGATTCTGTAGATTTTAATCCAGATGATAATGTATTCGGTTGTGGAAATAGTTATGACTTACAAGCCTATTTAGAAGGATTAAACCCTAATGCTACTTTCGATTTTACAACAGAACCAACTGACCGCAACAATGTTGGAGCAGGTGATTATACTATAACAGCTAATGAAGGAACATTATGTCCATCTACAACAACAATCACTGTACAATTAAGCCCACAAGCTAATATATTGGAAATCGAAAATATTGTAGACTGTGATGGGGGAAATCAACTTACAGCAGTTTTAGATGGGCAAAACCCTGATGATTACACTTTCAACTGGAGCAATGGAGCTCAAGGACAGAGTATAAATGTAAATCAAGCAGGCACATATTCTGTCACTGTAAGTCCTAGAGGTAATATAAGTTGTGCAACAGAACTGTCTGTTAATGTTGATAATATTTATACAGCTGTAGAAACGAGTTTAGTCACTGAAACGAATTGTGAGGACGGTACAGTTTTACTAATCGGTACCATTAGCGGTGGAAGTGGAGACTTTAATTATTCCATGACAAATGCACAAGGAACCAATATTCAATCTGTTGATCCAGCAACCAATATTTTAGAATGGAACATTACTGAAAGTAGCACTTATACATTTACAGTAAATGATAATGGACCTGGTGGTTGCGATCCAGTTGTAATTAACCGTGATATTACGGTGCAAGAAGTGTTTCAACCGCAAATTCAAAGCACTTATTTCATTTGCCCTACAGGAGTAGAAACAGAAAGAACTGTTACTTTAGATCCTGGTTCTTTCGGAACTTATACTTGGACGCTACCTAATGGAAGCACTTCAAATAGTAGAACTGTAATTGCAAACGAGCCTGGTGAGTATAGAGTGGTATTGACTGCATCTGGTTGTGAATTTGATATTAAAACAACTGTTTTAGAGGATTGTCAACCTAAAGTATTTGCTCCTGACGCCATTAAACCAAATAGTTCTATTGCTCAAAACAGAGTTTTCAGTGTGTTTGCTAATGAATATGTTGGAGATTTTCAAATAATCATCTTCAATAGATGGGGAACTATTGTTTACGAATCAAATGACAAAAACTTTGAATGGGATGCTACCGACTTAGGCGGAGTAGCCGTTCCACCAGGATTATATGCCTATATCATCAACTTTAGAAGTACAGATGCAAACGGCAGAACTTATGAACAAAGGGGTGGAGTACATGTAGTCAGGTAAATTCCTGACTACTTTATTTTTTCTAGGAATGACTTAGGAATCGAAGCGATTTTCCTCTTTTCATAATCGAAGAAAACAACGCCAGTCTTACCTAAAGCTGCTAAACTACCATCGGATTTCATAAATTTATATACAAAATCACAACCGTATTTATTAATATCTTTAATACCGATAGCTATTTCAATGTCTTCATGAGCAAAAACTTCTGCCTTATATGTTATTGCAGCATCTGTTTGAATATTACCTAAGCCTTCAAAATTCAATTCATTTTCATAGCCCAAAGATTTAAAAAATTGAACCCTAGCATCGTGCATGAATGCAAATATCCTGTCATTGCCAACATGTCCTCCATAATTTAGATCTGTAATTCTGGTCCTAATATTCGCTTTAAAAATATATTGATCAGGTTCTTCGATTTTTACTCTACTCATTGTTTTTCTTTTTGATTAGCCCTCATTTTCGATATCAATTCTTTTGATCTTGCTGAATTGAACCTTATTAAAACTTTACTAATTGCTCTTTCAATCGGTGTTATGGACAAAGCCAACACAACATTAATCGCAAAAGTATAAACTGGGGAATCATCTACATAGCCTTCTAAATTATTCTCTAAAATAGTAGCTAAAAATTCTAGAAATAGAATTAAGGTTAAGAAAGTAAAAGTTTTTGTTAAATAAGAGCTTTGACTGGAAGTATTTAATTTAATAGATATTAAAATTAATATGCTAAAGAAAGCAATTTCCAACATATAAAACCACCAAGTTTGCCAATAAGGCGGCAATACTTCAAATTGAAAATCGAAATTTCTAATGTCATCATTTAAGAATGTTTTAGCTCTAAGTTCCAATACATATTTACCAGTTGGAATATAAGGAAAATCAATTTCACGAATTGAAGACCAACTAGACCAATCATCCATCAATCCTTTAACATAATATTGATAGACCACATCATCTTTAAATAAGTATTCAGGTGTGCTTAAAACAACTTTTAAATTATTTTGACCATGTTCCATTTTGATAACTTCCGTATCCAACACCCATTCATTTTCAACCATTACACCTTCTATGAAAGTTTTAGGCAATGGATATTCTTTTTCAAAATGATATTTCCATCTTGAAATTCGTTCGTTTGTTACCAAATAAACTATAGAGTCAGCTTGGTTAAATATACTTTTAACTGATGGCACAATATGCAACCAATCCTTTAATTGTGTTGGGATTTCTTTTTGCAATGCAGACCACTCATCTTCAGCATTCAATAACCATATATCCTCGTTTTGATCTTTCAAAAAATATTTAATAGGTTTATCAAATAGGCTATCAATCTTTAAATTATTGGAAGCTTTATCCAATACCAATATACCATCGGTCCTCAATAGCTTTAAATTGCTATTTTCATAGAACAATAACATTTCTTCTGAAAAACTATTATTAATATTGAGCTTTTTAAAAATTTGTAAACCTGCATTTTCAATATCATATATCACCAAGATATTTTCCCCGATTGCAGATAATTGATCATCATGGATCATGATGTCATGAAAATAATTATCCGAATGTTTTTGCAAGGAAAAATCATTATTACTCAAATCAATACTAAACAATCCATCAATATTGCTCAACCATAAGAGTTGCTTTTCAGAATGATAAAGCATTTTCTTAACAATTCTTAAATTTGATATCTTTATTGTTTCATCTCTTTTGACTAAATAAAGTCCAGTATTGCTTCTTGCTATTATCCCACCCTCTACTTTTATGATAGATTCAACATGGGGAGTAACAGCTTTGACTTTTTGGTATTCAAATTTTATAGATTTCAAACGAGAAATATCAATGATCTTTACAACAGATTTGTATTTTGGCTTTATATCATTCGATTTCCCCCGTTTTGGTTTTGATTGATTTTGATTTGCATTTTGTATGGAATCCTTTAATTCTTGCTCCTTTTTATCTAATTTTTCTCTCAATGCTCTAAAACGAATTCCATCATTGCGATAAATCTTACGGTATTTTTTAAGCTCTTCCTCTATAAATGCTTGTTCTTCTGAATTATCAGTTGAACTAAATAAATTTTGAAAGAAACCATTATCTTCTTCTTCACTTTCTAGATTAGGTTTGTTAGGCTGACTAATTCTGACCTTTTGGATCATCTTTTTCTGTAAAGTTTCATAATCTTTCACTTCATTCAGAAAGTATAAACCTTCAGTAGTCCCTACCCATAAAGTATCACCACTTAAGGCAATGGTTTCTGGTAAACCTTCCAAGCCAGGATAGAATTGAAAATCTTTTAATGGAATATCTAAAGCTGCTCTTGATAAGCCATAAGGATGAGCAAGCCACAATCCTTTTTGTCGATCCATAGTGATGGCATTCACCTCATTTGTCGGAAGACCGTTATAATTTTGAATAGTGGAAACTATATCTCCCGATTTTTCATCCACTATAACCACTCCCCCAATTAAAGTTGAGATGATGATTTTCCCATCCAAATTTTTTCCAGATATAGGATAGTTTTCTCTTAAATATTCATTCAAAGTGGAAGAATAAGGGGTGAATTCTTTACCATCAAAAGAATAAAAATCTCCATTATCGTA harbors:
- a CDS encoding PKD domain-containing protein — translated: MSNQLFRGLILLLTILASNTQAQDFSESFWYFGNNSAAIQFDKNADRSANLIENQAIPFGSGGAAVAANGVDGQLLFYTDGENVYGKNHQILPGGTGIGGNSTLRYPAAIIPSLNPNDNIYYIYIINAANELQFLNVNMAQGDFGEVTSSAQGTGFSNLSDYINSFKLGESYFLVFQENNTLELAQIQNNGSLTSIASHDFSIDYELNNLSVRNQMSNTLSLALSSANVNGSPKNIILLELNLTDTNNPIFQNENILNNTGAVNQVITDLEWSIGGRNLYYSRNNTNTSESRLIQLNLDSATSENVLDRTVTNINALQNGPDGNLYFLYNNGAEEFLSSISMTDSIPDSLNIQWDLFNMQSFGNAGNFPTIAPPALIDGDISFDWYTTTLNQSICQNNPVSFFADYSDLEDITTLDWDFGNGQTSDAISPNIIYEEAGSYNVILRVNAGGNFFIDSTLVTVEQFDSEVQLQDSTVCELPLENYGPTLGDGSDPDQVVWINPDPEKFTDNGDGTATFLQSGVYSAAVTVGNCTVTASFELTLFEEEKQKANFWYFGDGAGIDFNNEGGPVAVTDGNIEAQEGCTTVSDDNGDLLFYTNGDVIWDSEHNVMANGTDLGGDPDASQGVIAVAHGSDPSLYYLFLNQDVSSDTSNFSYALIDLKLNEGLGDVVLKNRKIYSRSTEKVAAQGNENTNVLTHELGSNSYRLYPVNDQGINAAEYISQGSDYFSNSSATGYLKYAAGGDKVAQAYNSGGAFIDFLRRDSLDNWEEALLDVNFGGEVYGIEFSPSADLLYATINNGANSVLLQIPVNDDYTIEEIENPDSVTIADLSFEAGAIQTGPNGQLYIAANNSPDVYTIGSPDQRFAPNNGSNLASSLQPFNLAGRNSRLGLPNFVQNLSTPQQEPSINVAANCSSEPIILGATGKTNFDQFNWTITPADSSTSVYTSNNQNDTLDIDLEPGVYEAALRITNECGFDVLLVENFEIFPSPDVSNVINQRNFCGNTLTLGEDIVDEAGHSYLWNTGETTQTIEITETGIYNVTITSANGCVSTAEIFVGPPYEADLGGDRSICQDESLRLNASGNANEYRWFVDDVQQTANGQNFNMDTSTPGTFLIRVEIPDPLDPNCFAEDEIEVSVNENPVISTNIVNAPTCGMDNGSIEITNSSGGSGDLTITWSGPTAVPDNQTTGSNLAAGTYNITATDNLSGCSTVETVSLTNTDFSVEVDQITTDCAPNSQSIEVRLIGNPGPLAPAFNWEIIDQNSNIIDNGTATSTPFNVINLSEGSYSIEVTDNNGCLGTIPFDITLPDSVDFNPDDNVFGCGNSYDLQAYLEGLNPNATFDFTTEPTDRNNVGAGDYTITANEGTLCPSTTTITVQLSPQANILEIENIVDCDGGNQLTAVLDGQNPDDYTFNWSNGAQGQSINVNQAGTYSVTVSPRGNISCATELSVNVDNIYTAVETSLVTETNCEDGTVLLIGTISGGSGDFNYSMTNAQGTNIQSVDPATNILEWNITESSTYTFTVNDNGPGGCDPVVINRDITVQEVFQPQIQSTYFICPTGVETERTVTLDPGSFGTYTWTLPNGSTSNSRTVIANEPGEYRVVLTASGCEFDIKTTVLEDCQPKVFAPDAIKPNSSIAQNRVFSVFANEYVGDFQIIIFNRWGTIVYESNDKNFEWDATDLGGVAVPPGLYAYIINFRSTDANGRTYEQRGGVHVVR
- a CDS encoding thioesterase family protein — translated: MSRVKIEEPDQYIFKANIRTRITDLNYGGHVGNDRIFAFMHDARVQFFKSLGYENELNFEGLGNIQTDAAITYKAEVFAHEDIEIAIGIKDINKYGCDFVYKFMKSDGSLAALGKTGVVFFDYEKRKIASIPKSFLEKIK